From Micromonospora rifamycinica, a single genomic window includes:
- a CDS encoding DUF427 domain-containing protein encodes MLVPAPRFAPPGDRLTYHHSERRVRGSIGDVVVVDSRQPMLVWEPGLPVPFWVFPLADLVGATLRPAAQPPDPGTRAGSSFHDLAVGGLSLPNAAWTYPGDFFSETVCLAWREWFGQGVERWYEEDEEVFVHPRDPFSRVDSVSSSRHVVVRHQDVVLADTRRPVLLFETGLPTRYYIPADDLARELLIPSDHHTRCPYKGTASYWSLRDVPGPAGRSIAWFYPEPLPEVANIAGLTAFYPERVTILVDGESVSPTTALP; translated from the coding sequence ATGCTCGTGCCCGCACCACGTTTCGCCCCACCCGGGGACCGGCTCACCTACCACCACAGTGAACGCCGGGTCCGGGGCAGCATCGGCGACGTCGTCGTCGTGGACAGCCGGCAGCCGATGCTCGTCTGGGAACCCGGCCTGCCGGTGCCCTTCTGGGTCTTTCCGCTGGCCGACCTGGTCGGTGCGACACTGCGGCCCGCCGCCCAGCCCCCGGACCCCGGCACCCGGGCCGGGAGCAGCTTCCACGACCTGGCCGTCGGCGGGCTGAGCCTGCCCAACGCCGCGTGGACCTACCCGGGGGACTTCTTCTCCGAGACCGTGTGCCTGGCCTGGCGGGAGTGGTTCGGCCAGGGCGTCGAGCGGTGGTACGAGGAGGACGAAGAGGTGTTCGTGCACCCCCGGGATCCGTTCTCCCGGGTCGACTCGGTGTCCAGTTCCCGACACGTGGTGGTGAGACACCAGGACGTCGTCCTCGCCGACACCCGCCGCCCGGTGCTCCTCTTCGAGACCGGCCTGCCCACCCGCTACTACATCCCGGCGGACGACCTGGCCCGGGAGTTGCTGATCCCCTCGGACCACCACACCCGCTGCCCCTACAAGGGAACCGCCTCGTACTGGTCGCTGCGCGACGTACCCGGACCGGCGGGGCGCTCCATCGCCTGGTTCTATCCCGAGCCGCTGCCCGAGGTGGCCAACATCGCCGGACTGACCGCGTTCTACCCGGAGCGGGTGACGATCCTGGTGGACGGCGAGTCGGTCAGTCCGACCACCGCGCTGCCGTGA
- a CDS encoding alpha/beta fold hydrolase, with protein sequence MESRMVQVGSAALHVGVTGRGPAVVVLSGGPGCVQYLERDGLAPRGHRAWYPEPRGVGRSAGGPHTMAQAIADLEAIRVEVGVATWTVLGHSWGGDLAVRYAVDHPEAVAAVVSVAGRGPQCDRTWLAAYEAGRASQPVVDIAWVPGVHAALGESFTEWIHRPDLWRGLATCAVPMHFIAAGDDIRPSWPLAQLAALVPRGRFSTVPGVPHDFWSTHPEVWTATVTDACTGQ encoded by the coding sequence ATGGAGTCCCGGATGGTCCAGGTGGGATCGGCGGCGTTGCACGTGGGGGTCACCGGTCGAGGGCCGGCCGTCGTCGTCCTGAGCGGTGGTCCGGGCTGCGTGCAGTACCTGGAGAGGGACGGGCTCGCGCCGCGGGGTCACCGGGCCTGGTACCCCGAGCCTCGCGGTGTCGGCCGGTCGGCCGGTGGTCCGCACACCATGGCACAGGCGATCGCCGATCTTGAGGCCATCCGTGTCGAGGTCGGTGTCGCCACCTGGACCGTCCTCGGCCACTCGTGGGGTGGTGACCTTGCGGTGCGCTACGCCGTCGACCATCCGGAGGCGGTGGCCGCGGTGGTGAGCGTCGCCGGAAGGGGACCGCAGTGCGACCGGACCTGGTTGGCGGCGTACGAGGCCGGCCGGGCGTCCCAACCGGTGGTGGACATCGCCTGGGTACCCGGGGTCCACGCCGCGCTGGGGGAGTCGTTCACCGAGTGGATCCACCGGCCGGACCTGTGGCGCGGGCTGGCTACCTGCGCCGTGCCGATGCACTTCATCGCGGCCGGCGACGACATCCGCCCGTCGTGGCCCCTGGCACAGCTCGCCGCACTCGTGCCGCGGGGAAGGTTCTCGACGGTTCCGGGTGTGCCGCACGACTTCTGGTCCACCCACCCCGAGGTCTGGACCGCGACCGTCACCGACGCCTGCACCGGCCAGTGA